One Heptranchias perlo isolate sHepPer1 chromosome 2, sHepPer1.hap1, whole genome shotgun sequence DNA segment encodes these proteins:
- the si:ch73-345f18.3 gene encoding uncharacterized protein si:ch73-345f18.3 isoform X1, translated as MSFCCCCCPCRPLDPDSEGEREPLRGPQSARQLRRPTEFMAMKDGRITAKLVNVADLDQCFADIVHTFNHQQKNHITLLESTRLLKECCQCNTLIDCFQRLQHENSHFEIKLDVQGYNFSLSVQPQQSIPNQLQLAQQYTKQLCASTISIIAADPKLQEMINSMVQAEDEHLEKVKLVNDSYQEQSRRLSNVKDNFMEVKRAKQLSNVYREEAHRILKDIAKLADIKV; from the exons ATGTCGTTCTGCTGTTGCTGTTGTCCCTGCCGCCCTTTGGATCCCGATAGTGAAGGAGAG AGAGAGCCCCTGAGGGGTCCACAGTCTGCACGACAATTGCGACGTCCAACGGAAT TTATGGCGATGAAGGATGGGAGAATTACTGCAAAACTTGTAAACGTGGCTGATCTTGATCAGTGTTTTGCCGATATTGTGCATACATTCAATCATCAACAAAAGAATCACATAACTCTGCTTGAGTCCACAAGACTGTTGAAAGAATGTTGTCAGTGCAACACACTCATCGATTGTTTTCAAAGGCTCCAACATGAAAACA GTCATTTTGAAATCAAGCTAGACGTGCAGGGCTACAATTTCTCCCTTTCTGTGCAGCCCCAACAATCAATCCCAAACCAACTTCAGCTGGCACAGCAGTATACAAAACAACTGTGTGCCTCTACAATATCCATAATAGCAGCTGACCCTAAACTCCAGGAGATGATCAACTCAATGGTACAGGCTGAAGATGAACATCTTGAAAAGGTGAAGCTTGTGAATGATTCCTATCAAGAACAGAGTCGACGTTTATCTAATGTTAAAGACAACTTCATGGAAGTAAAGCGAGCCAAACAGCTTTCAAATGTATACAGAGAAGAAGCCCATCGTATCCTTAAAGACATAGCAAAACTAGCAGACATAAAAGTATAA
- the si:ch73-345f18.3 gene encoding uncharacterized protein si:ch73-345f18.3 isoform X2 codes for MAMKDGRITAKLVNVADLDQCFADIVHTFNHQQKNHITLLESTRLLKECCQCNTLIDCFQRLQHENSHFEIKLDVQGYNFSLSVQPQQSIPNQLQLAQQYTKQLCASTISIIAADPKLQEMINSMVQAEDEHLEKVKLVNDSYQEQSRRLSNVKDNFMEVKRAKQLSNVYREEAHRILKDIAKLADIKV; via the exons ATGGCGATGAAGGATGGGAGAATTACTGCAAAACTTGTAAACGTGGCTGATCTTGATCAGTGTTTTGCCGATATTGTGCATACATTCAATCATCAACAAAAGAATCACATAACTCTGCTTGAGTCCACAAGACTGTTGAAAGAATGTTGTCAGTGCAACACACTCATCGATTGTTTTCAAAGGCTCCAACATGAAAACA GTCATTTTGAAATCAAGCTAGACGTGCAGGGCTACAATTTCTCCCTTTCTGTGCAGCCCCAACAATCAATCCCAAACCAACTTCAGCTGGCACAGCAGTATACAAAACAACTGTGTGCCTCTACAATATCCATAATAGCAGCTGACCCTAAACTCCAGGAGATGATCAACTCAATGGTACAGGCTGAAGATGAACATCTTGAAAAGGTGAAGCTTGTGAATGATTCCTATCAAGAACAGAGTCGACGTTTATCTAATGTTAAAGACAACTTCATGGAAGTAAAGCGAGCCAAACAGCTTTCAAATGTATACAGAGAAGAAGCCCATCGTATCCTTAAAGACATAGCAAAACTAGCAGACATAAAAGTATAA